One part of the Streptomyces sp. AM 2-1-1 genome encodes these proteins:
- a CDS encoding aldo/keto reductase: protein MTEYTLPTVQLGADGPQVGVQGLGCMGMSEFYGETDEMAAHDTLHTALDAGVTLFDTADIYGRGANEEFLASFVGTNRDRITLATKFAIERTDDPTYRAVRNDPAYIKQAVEASLRRLGTDVIDLYYMHRHDPRVPFAESVGAMAELVEEGKVKQLGLSEVTGPELREAHAVHPIAALQSEWSLFSRDLERSAVPVAAELGVTLVPYSPLGRGFLTGAFADAGKDLGKDDFRQYQPRFTGDNARTNAALLEPVRRIAEAHGATPAQVALAWVHQRAQVHGLTVVPIPGTRKPARLLENVGAVRIVLSAEELAELEPIAGKVAGDRYPDMSSTAAAREK from the coding sequence ATGACGGAGTACACCCTTCCCACCGTGCAGCTCGGGGCGGACGGACCGCAGGTCGGCGTGCAGGGACTCGGCTGCATGGGCATGAGCGAGTTCTACGGCGAGACCGACGAGATGGCCGCCCACGACACCCTGCACACGGCGCTGGACGCGGGGGTCACCCTCTTCGACACCGCCGACATCTACGGTCGCGGCGCCAACGAGGAGTTCCTCGCCTCGTTCGTCGGGACCAACCGCGACCGGATCACGCTGGCCACCAAGTTCGCCATCGAGCGGACCGACGACCCCACGTACCGGGCCGTACGCAACGACCCCGCCTACATCAAGCAGGCGGTGGAGGCGAGCCTGCGCCGTCTCGGCACCGACGTGATCGACCTCTACTACATGCACCGCCACGACCCGCGGGTGCCGTTCGCCGAGTCGGTCGGCGCGATGGCGGAGCTGGTCGAGGAGGGCAAGGTCAAGCAGCTCGGACTGAGCGAGGTGACCGGGCCCGAACTGCGCGAGGCGCACGCGGTGCACCCGATCGCCGCCCTCCAGTCGGAGTGGTCGCTCTTCAGCCGTGACCTGGAGCGCAGCGCGGTGCCGGTGGCGGCCGAACTGGGCGTCACACTGGTGCCGTACTCGCCGCTCGGCCGGGGCTTCCTGACCGGCGCGTTCGCGGACGCCGGGAAGGACCTCGGCAAGGACGACTTCCGGCAGTACCAGCCCCGCTTCACCGGCGACAACGCCAGGACCAACGCGGCCCTGCTGGAGCCGGTCCGCCGGATCGCCGAGGCCCACGGGGCGACCCCCGCGCAGGTGGCGCTCGCCTGGGTGCACCAGCGGGCCCAGGTGCACGGGCTCACCGTCGTACCGATCCCCGGCACCCGCAAGCCGGCCCGGCTGCTGGAGAACGTCGGCGCGGTCCGGATCGTCCTCTCCGCCGAGGAACTGGCCGAGCTGGAGCCGATCGCCGGCAAGGTGGCGGGCGACCGCTACCCGGACATGAGCAGCACGGCTGCGGCGCGGGAGAAGTAA
- a CDS encoding acyltransferase, whose protein sequence is MSLAALAARIESRTPAHRDRAVDGLRALALLAVPAGHWLLGGFTRSGDGALHNASPLSTFAGLAPVSWVLQMLGVFFLVGGYVSALSYRRRAGSARVWLGGRLARLGRPVLGVTAAWAVLAPVAYLLGVPGDTLRTGATLVVQPLWFVGVYLVVTALTPVCVRLAERLGGWAAAPLLGAVATVDFLRYGPYADSVPSWLSLLNILPGWLFAYQLGASWAVGRIGRRGARFLLLGGAVLFAVLLLVLHYPASMVGVPGEARTNSHPPSLLVVALAAAQSGAAVLLRERIGRLLRRPALWAPVVIVNLSAMTILCWHQTALLAAAVPASLVGSGAVPGLTTAPDSLGWIVARVLWLPVCAGLLVLIARRTRRFEAPWHRGTRTAKARNAVVGVLAAGFAVFALGLA, encoded by the coding sequence ATGAGCCTCGCCGCCCTCGCCGCCCGGATCGAGTCCCGCACCCCGGCCCACCGCGACCGGGCGGTCGACGGGCTGCGCGCCCTCGCGCTGCTCGCCGTACCGGCCGGCCACTGGCTGCTCGGCGGGTTCACCCGCAGCGGCGACGGAGCCCTGCACAACGCGAGCCCGCTCTCCACGTTCGCGGGGCTCGCTCCGGTGAGCTGGGTGCTCCAGATGCTCGGGGTGTTCTTCCTGGTCGGCGGGTACGTCTCCGCCCTCTCCTACCGGCGCCGTGCGGGCTCCGCCCGCGTCTGGCTGGGCGGCCGGCTCGCCCGGCTCGGCCGACCCGTCCTCGGGGTGACCGCCGCCTGGGCGGTGCTCGCTCCGGTGGCGTACCTGCTGGGAGTGCCCGGGGACACCCTGCGGACCGGGGCGACGCTGGTGGTCCAGCCGCTCTGGTTCGTCGGGGTCTACCTGGTGGTCACCGCGCTGACCCCGGTCTGCGTGCGGCTCGCGGAACGGCTGGGCGGGTGGGCCGCCGCGCCGCTGCTCGGGGCGGTCGCGACGGTGGACTTCCTGCGGTACGGGCCGTACGCGGACTCCGTACCGTCCTGGCTCAGCCTGCTGAACATCCTGCCGGGGTGGCTCTTCGCCTACCAGCTCGGCGCGAGCTGGGCCGTGGGCCGGATCGGGCGGCGTGGTGCGCGGTTCCTGCTGCTGGGCGGCGCCGTCCTGTTCGCCGTGCTGCTGCTGGTGCTGCACTATCCGGCGTCGATGGTCGGCGTCCCGGGCGAGGCGCGCACCAACTCGCATCCGCCGTCCCTGCTGGTGGTGGCGCTGGCCGCCGCGCAGAGCGGTGCGGCCGTCCTGCTGCGCGAGCGGATCGGCCGGCTGCTGCGCCGCCCCGCGCTGTGGGCGCCGGTGGTCATCGTCAACCTGTCGGCGATGACGATCCTGTGCTGGCACCAGACGGCGCTGCTGGCCGCCGCCGTACCGGCGTCCCTCGTGGGATCCGGTGCGGTACCGGGCCTGACCACGGCTCCCGACAGCCTCGGCTGGATCGTGGCGCGGGTGCTCTGGCTGCCGGTGTGCGCCGGGCTGCTGGTGCTGATCGCCCGCCGCACCCGCCGCTTCGAGGCCCCGTGGCACCGGGGCACCCGCACCGCGAAGGCCCGGAACGCGGTGGTGGGGGTGCTCGCGGCGGGGTTCGCGGTGTTCGCGCTGGGGCTGGCGTGA
- a CDS encoding alpha/beta hydrolase, protein MRRYARTLVAVALATTVAAGTAGWASGSTQRAVSGPPPGSASWRADEVRGRELPDPASATPAHVASFFAGLSPSQQNELVRRHPSVVGNLDGVPLELRYRANSTALKASTDPRYRSLARPGRRILAFDPRGRGLVAEVFGDLRAARHVAVVVPGADIDAGSFDRDSDPYGTPAGMSRSLRDATGPDTAVIAWAGYTTPVGVGWDAATGELAEVGADRLARFTDGLAADGLVVPTVFCHSYGSVVCGLAAHRLHVDDLVVLGSPGMRAGSVLALRTTARVWAAKDPTDWIGDVPNVEFAGMGHGADPADPDFGARRVPARRAVGHTGYFAPGTDSLRAFAAIAEGTAGTVLVDGATGITAPTGQSAGAGAVR, encoded by the coding sequence ATGCGTCGGTACGCGAGGACCCTGGTGGCGGTCGCGCTGGCCACCACCGTGGCGGCGGGGACGGCCGGTTGGGCGTCGGGGAGCACGCAGCGGGCCGTGAGCGGGCCGCCGCCGGGGAGCGCGTCCTGGCGCGCGGACGAGGTACGGGGGCGGGAGCTGCCCGACCCCGCGAGCGCCACCCCCGCCCACGTGGCCTCTTTCTTCGCCGGGTTGAGCCCTTCGCAGCAGAACGAGCTCGTGCGACGGCACCCTTCGGTCGTCGGCAACCTCGACGGCGTACCGCTGGAGTTGCGGTACCGCGCCAACTCCACTGCTCTGAAGGCGAGTACGGATCCCCGTTACCGGTCGCTGGCGCGGCCCGGGCGCCGGATCCTGGCGTTCGACCCGCGCGGCCGTGGGCTGGTGGCCGAGGTGTTCGGCGATCTGCGGGCGGCCCGGCACGTGGCGGTCGTGGTCCCCGGTGCGGACATCGACGCGGGGTCGTTCGACCGGGACAGCGATCCGTACGGCACTCCGGCCGGGATGTCCCGGTCGCTCCGGGACGCGACGGGTCCGGACACCGCCGTGATCGCCTGGGCCGGCTACACCACTCCGGTCGGGGTCGGATGGGACGCCGCCACCGGGGAGCTGGCGGAGGTGGGCGCGGACCGGCTGGCCCGGTTCACGGACGGGCTGGCGGCGGACGGTCTCGTGGTGCCCACCGTCTTCTGTCACAGCTACGGCTCGGTGGTCTGCGGACTCGCGGCGCACCGGCTGCACGTCGACGACCTGGTGGTGCTCGGCTCCCCCGGGATGCGGGCCGGCAGTGTCCTGGCGCTCCGCACCACCGCGCGGGTGTGGGCGGCGAAGGACCCGACCGACTGGATCGGCGACGTACCCAACGTGGAGTTCGCCGGGATGGGCCACGGCGCCGATCCGGCCGATCCCGACTTCGGCGCCCGCCGGGTCCCCGCCCGCCGAGCCGTCGGCCACACCGGTTACTTCGCCCCCGGCACCGACTCGCTCCGCGCCTTCGCCGCCATCGCGGAGGGGACCGCCGGCACCGTCCTCGTGGACGGCGCCACCGGCATCACCGCTCCGACGGGGCAGAGCGCGGGAGCGGGGGCGGTCCGATGA
- the cpt gene encoding chloramphenicol phosphotransferase CPT — MTTQVIVLNGGSSSGKSGIVRCLQAVLPEPWVAAAIDTLVDALPPSLRSSDAGIVFAPDGGVTLGPEFERLEAAWREGVAAMARAGARVIVDDVFLGGAESQGRWQKSLVGLEVLWVGVRCDGSTASGREIARGDRAWGMAAAQAESVHRGVAYDLEVDTTRTESLECARTIAARTRPARTERARPERVRTEPA, encoded by the coding sequence ATGACGACTCAGGTGATCGTGTTGAACGGCGGGTCCAGCTCCGGCAAGTCCGGGATCGTCCGCTGCCTCCAGGCGGTGCTGCCCGAGCCCTGGGTGGCTGCCGCGATCGACACGCTGGTCGATGCGCTGCCGCCGTCCCTGCGGTCGTCCGACGCAGGGATCGTGTTCGCCCCGGACGGCGGAGTCACCCTCGGACCGGAGTTCGAGAGGCTGGAAGCGGCCTGGCGTGAGGGGGTCGCCGCGATGGCCCGTGCGGGCGCCCGGGTGATCGTGGACGACGTCTTCCTCGGCGGTGCGGAGTCCCAGGGGCGGTGGCAGAAGTCCCTCGTGGGGCTGGAGGTGCTCTGGGTCGGGGTCCGGTGCGACGGCTCGACCGCCTCGGGGCGGGAGATCGCGCGGGGCGACCGGGCGTGGGGCATGGCGGCCGCCCAGGCGGAATCCGTCCACCGTGGCGTGGCGTACGACCTGGAGGTGGACACCACGCGTACCGAGTCGCTGGAGTGCGCGCGGACCATCGCCGCCCGCACCCGGCCGGCCCGTACGGAGAGGGCGCGCCCGGAGCGCGTCCGCACGGAGCCCGCGTGA
- a CDS encoding MFS transporter: protein MPGLLPASGPQRVLAASNFVYSLGNGLYLTAGVLYFTQAVHLPAGRVGLGLGAAGTAALAVGIAVGHLADRRGARGVYASTLAVQALATAGFLWADSFWLFVLAVGVAGGGKAAGQAARSPLIRHYGGDRPQAFRAYLRAVTNVGISLGALGAGWAVQVGTAPAYRLMVVGNAVAFAASALLLVPLPPVKPSPAPAGPRWAALRDGPYLTLTALDGVMTIQFRVLTVALPLWLVSATSAPHSLISGVILLNTVTIVLFQVRAGRNVASPAAGGAAYRRAGVAFLVSCSLISLSAGTPTWAAVTLLVVAMVIHTIGELWHAAAGFEVSYALAPHHATGQYLGVFGLGGGLAEALGPGLLIWLCISWGRPGWYVVGALFTLTGLAVPPAVRWAQRTGVRSVDAPAEIAVAPARSALP, encoded by the coding sequence ATGCCCGGACTGCTGCCTGCTTCCGGCCCCCAACGCGTGCTCGCCGCTTCGAACTTCGTCTACTCGCTCGGCAACGGCCTCTATCTGACCGCCGGTGTCCTCTACTTCACCCAGGCCGTCCACCTCCCGGCCGGCCGGGTGGGGCTCGGTCTCGGAGCGGCCGGGACCGCAGCCCTGGCCGTGGGCATCGCGGTCGGGCACCTCGCGGACCGGCGCGGAGCGCGCGGCGTCTACGCGAGCACCCTGGCAGTGCAGGCGCTGGCCACGGCGGGCTTCCTGTGGGCGGACAGCTTCTGGCTGTTCGTCCTCGCGGTGGGCGTGGCCGGCGGTGGCAAGGCGGCCGGACAGGCCGCCCGCAGTCCACTGATCCGGCACTACGGAGGCGACCGGCCGCAGGCCTTCCGCGCCTACCTCCGCGCGGTGACCAATGTGGGCATCTCCCTCGGCGCCCTCGGTGCCGGATGGGCGGTCCAGGTGGGCACGGCCCCCGCGTACCGGCTCATGGTCGTCGGCAACGCGGTCGCTTTCGCGGCCTCCGCCCTGCTCCTCGTCCCGCTGCCTCCGGTGAAACCCTCGCCCGCCCCCGCCGGCCCCCGCTGGGCCGCACTGCGGGACGGCCCGTACCTCACGCTCACCGCACTCGACGGGGTCATGACCATTCAGTTCAGGGTGCTCACGGTGGCCCTCCCGCTCTGGCTGGTCAGCGCCACCTCCGCGCCGCACTCCCTGATCTCGGGGGTGATCCTGCTCAACACGGTGACCATCGTGCTCTTCCAGGTCCGGGCCGGCCGCAACGTCGCCTCCCCGGCGGCCGGCGGCGCCGCGTACCGCCGGGCCGGAGTGGCCTTCCTCGTCTCCTGCTCCCTGATCTCCCTGTCGGCCGGAACGCCCACGTGGGCCGCCGTCACCCTCCTCGTCGTCGCGATGGTGATCCACACGATCGGCGAACTCTGGCACGCGGCAGCCGGTTTCGAGGTGTCCTACGCGCTCGCCCCGCACCATGCCACCGGTCAGTACCTCGGGGTGTTCGGCCTGGGTGGCGGGCTCGCCGAGGCCCTGGGTCCGGGCCTGCTCATCTGGCTCTGCATCAGCTGGGGGCGTCCGGGCTGGTACGTCGTGGGCGCCCTCTTCACGCTGACGGGCCTGGCCGTCCCGCCCGCCGTCCGCTGGGCGCAGCGCACAGGTGTCCGGTCCGTCGACGCCCCGGCGGAAATCGCTGTGGCCCCCGCACGATCCGCTCTACCGTGA